A window of the Aspergillus flavus chromosome 6, complete sequence genome harbors these coding sequences:
- a CDS encoding thiolase-like protein: MAPPPVVSVVGTGLQYPPHKLGPEFVPKLVSNCYTDNVALLKIIEINERTKIENRYSVLPSNHPLWFQDHILTNTECDDLFKKYGIPLAQDAATQAIEDWGGNLMDITHVVAMTCTSASSPGFDCTLSRRLGLSKHVRRTLLSGVTCAGSVAALRTAYDLLRGATQEGKPARALVIAAETMTVYIRGWLETIAKESIPNIGPTLFGDGACALVLSNGIGVKEGERESIWNIHGAQSTLLDRPGCVGIRWMPSGVMPIISKDVPRMIKSALPSSFGNLITNSPSLRLEESNFNPSTYDWALHPGGAAILTGAEHALGLASHDHLRMSYKCYRSAGNTSSATVLSILHRLARAYREGLSGRSKVIGAAFGADITVEMIVLTKPSCELVH, encoded by the exons atggctcctcctcctgTGGTCTCTGTAGTGGGCACTGGCCTCCAGTATCCCCCGCATAAGCTTGGACCCGAGTTTGTACCTAAATTAGTGTCCAACTGCTACACGGATAATGTCGC GCTACTAAAGATAATCGAGATAAACGAGAGAACAAAAATCGAGAACCGCTATAGTGTCCTACCATCAAACCATCCACTATGGTTTCAGGATCATATTCTGACAAACACAGAGTGCGATGATCTCTTCAAAAAGTATGGTATCCCCCTAGCACAAGACGCCGCGACGCAAGCCATCGAAGACTGGGGCGGCAATCTCATGGACATAACCCATGTGGTAGCTATGACCTGTACAAGTGCATCGAGCCCTGGATTCGACTGCACACTTTCTCGGAGACTAGGGCTCTCAAAGCACGTTCGCCGGACATTGTTGAGTGGGGTCACTTGTGCTGGCAGCGTAGCGGCCCTTCGTACCGCATACGACCTTCTGCGTGGCGCGACACAGGAAGGAAAGCCGGCCCGTGCTCTGGTGATTGCTGCCGAGACCATGACAGTTTATATCAGGGGATGGCTGGAGACCATCGCAAAGGAATCAATCCCGAACATTGGCCCCACTCTATTCGGAGATGGTGCATGTGCACTTGTACTCAGTAATGGGATCGGTGTGAAAGAGGGTGAAAGAGAGTCCATATGGAATATACACGGTGCTCAATCAACACTCCTGGATAGACCAGGCTGCGTCGGGATACGGTGGATGCCTTCGG GAGTTATGCCGATCATCTCCAAGGACGTTCCGAGGATGATCAAGTCGGCCTTGCCGTCTTCGTTTGGGAATCTCATTACTAACTCTCCCTCCCTTCGCTTGGAAGAGTCTAACTTTAATCCCAGTACATACGATTGGGCATTGCATCCCGGTGGTGCCGCGATCCTGACGGGTGCTGAGCATGCTTTAGGACTTGCCTCTCATGATCACCTACGGATGAGCTACAAGTGCTACCGTAGTGCAGGCAATACCAGCTCGGCGACTGTTCTTAGTATCTTGCATCGGTTAGCACGGGCGTATCGAGAGGGGCTATCAGGTCGTTCAAAGGTGATTGGTGCTGCATTTGGTGCTGATATAACCGTGGAGATGATAGTCCTTACGAAGCCGTCATGTGAGCTAGTGCATTGA